From the genome of Xiphophorus hellerii strain 12219 chromosome 11, Xiphophorus_hellerii-4.1, whole genome shotgun sequence, one region includes:
- the npas2 gene encoding neuronal PAS domain-containing protein 2 isoform X3 codes for MDNLSDFGGPCPSTLREWDTNSCVEDLMDEDEKDRAKRASRNKSEKKRRDQFNVLIKELCTMLQGQGHPRKMDKSTILQRTIDFLQKQKDITAQNEICDVKQDWKPSFLSNEEFTQLMLEALDGFLVALTTDGNIIYVSDSVSSLIGHLPSDMVDQNILNFLPEREHGEVYKLLSSHMLMTDPVAADFLDSETHIEFCCHLARGNMDPKEPPVYEYVKFVGDFKFHNHVPTSSCNGHELTLPRSLQSSLEEQVCLIATVRLVTPQFLKDLCNVDDPCDEFTSRHSLEWKFLFLDHRASPIIGYLPFEVLGTSGYDYYHVDDLELIAQCHKQLMQFGKGKSCYYRFLTKGQQWIWLQTHYYITYHQWNSKPEFIVCTHTVVSYSEVRAERRRAFGLEELSPPEIAPSSVKAQELYLDICSTLDATRDRNSGARSVSSHSSRKSSHTALSDSLSANSYTEACTPSWPSASVGPEKTPARLQPSGSKQQQSQQQQQSSVYQLQQPQLGVMNQLKEQLEERTRILQADIKTQQQELHDIKEKLHLANLQMLLQQPIHNDFNQVQQQQQQQGPGRPAQQNQNQNQSSVIRQLSGQPKPAACGAHSSSPLSLRENTSPSAQVQQRAPRSRQSQSVSLPMQTNTSLTTPFYSNPMMFSQTNTRPQQDTNQRQTDNQFSHDGQLRMLLNQPMQTTVPTSSVTSQPSQCNMGISQTLYSLEQPITSFTMQQVNCNAVLVPSPVFTSPIMIPHNTFITHQAQSAYHSQPQASHHSVQLQQPQQFFQMTQGLVHGGSAPAFLHTTNVPQQSTMGYIQQQQQQPQTQQLPLAQQQQQQQPQQQQRQYQHSQNQQGSVSDFRNMLTR; via the exons ATGGACAACCTTTCAGACTTCGGCGGCCCGTGTCCGTCCACGCTTAGGGAATGGGA TACCAACAGCTGTGTGGAGGACTTAATGGATGAAGATGAGAAGGACAGGGCAAAAAG AGCATCTcgcaacaaatctgaaaagaaaagaagagaccAGTTCAATGTGCTCATCAAGGAGCTGTGCACCATGCTCCAAGGTCAAGGCCATCCGCGCAAGATGGACAAATCCACCATATTGCAGAGGACGATAGACtttttacagaaacagaaag ACATCACTGCGCAGAATGAGATTTGTGACGTGAAGCAGGACTGGAAGCCCTCATTCCTCAGCAATGAAGAGTTCACTCAGCTCATGTTGGAG GCCCTGGATGGCTTCCTTGTTGCATTAACGACAGATGGCAACATCATATACGTGTCTGACAGTGTGTCGTCACTTATTGGCCATTTACCG TCAGATATGGTGGACCAAAATATCTTGAATTTCCTCCCGGAGCGCGAACACGGCGAGGTGTATAAGCTGCTATCATCCCACATGCTGATGACTGACCCCGTTGCTGCTGATTTCCTTGACA GTGAGACACATATTGAATTTTGCTGTCATCTAGCCAGGGGTAACATGGACCccaaggagcctcctgtgtatGAATATGTCAAGTTTGTTGGAGATTTTAAGTTTCATAACCATG TGCCTACATCTTCTTGTAACGGGCATGAACTGACGTTACCGAGGAGTCTGCAGTCGTCACTGGAGGAGCAGGTCTGCCTCATAGCAACTGTACGATTAGTCACTCCACAGTTTCTGAAG GATTTGTGTAACGTGGACGATCCTTGCGATGAATTCACGTCCAGGCACAGCCTTGAATGGAAGTTCCTGTTTTTAGATCACAG AGCATCACCAATCATAGGCTACTTACCATTTGAGGTTCTTGGGACTTCGGGGTATGATTACTACCATGTGGATGACTTGGAGCTCATAGCCCAGTGTCACAAGCAAT TAATGCAGTTTGGAAAGGGTAAATCCTGCTATTATCGCTTCCTGACCAAGGGACAGCAGTGGATTTGGCTGCAGACTCATTACTACATTACTTACCACCAGTGGAACTCCAAACCCGAGTTCATTGTCTGCACTCACACTGTTGTCAG TTACTCGGAAGTGCGAGCTGAACGGAGGAGAGCTTTCGGTCTGGAGGAGCTTTCACCACCTGAGATAGCGCCATCCTCTGTGAAG GCTCAGGAGTTGTACTTGGACATCTGCTCCACCCTGGACGCGACGAGGGACAGAAACAGCGGCGCACGTTCGGTGTCCTCCCACAGCTCTCGGAAATCCTCCCACACCGCCCTGTCGGACTCTTTGT CAGCAAACTCCTACACAGAGGCCTGCACACCATCATGGCCGTCAGCCTCCGTTGGACCAGAGAAGACACCTGCCAGACTCCAGCCCagtgggtcaaag cagcagcaatcgcagcagcagcagcagtcctCTGTTtatcagctgcagcagcctcAGCTCGGCGTAATGAACCAGCTGAAGGAACAACTGGAGGAGAGGACGCGCATTTTGCAGGCCGACATCAAGACgcagcagcaggagctgcaCGACATTAAGGAGAAGCTCCATCTTGCTAATCTACAG aTGTTGTTACAGCAGCCTATCCACAATGACTTCAATCAGgtccaacagcagcagcagcagcagggccCAGGAAGGCCAgcacaacagaaccagaaccagaaccagtccagTGTCATCAGGCAACTCTCCGGTCAACCGAAACCAGCAGCCTGTGGGGCTCACAGTTCATCTCCACTCTCTTTGAGAGAAAACACTTCACCGTCTGCACAG GTTCAGCAGCGGGCTCCTCGGAGCAGACAGAGCCAGTCGGTGAGTTTGCCGATGCAGACAAACACGAGCCTGACGACGCCCTTCTACAGCAACCCCATGATGTTCTCCCAGACCAACACGAGGCCTCAGCAGGACACAAACCAAAGACAGACGGACAACCAGTTCAGCCACGATGGACAATTACG AATGCTTCTCAACCAGCCGATGCAGACCACGGTTCCGACTAGCAGCGTCACTTCCCAGCCCTCTCAGTGCAACATGGGCATCTCCCAAACTCT ATACAGCTTGGAGCAGCCGATCACCTCTTTCACCATGCAACAGGTCAACTGCAACGCCGTGCTCGTGCCCTCCCCCGTTTTCACCTCCCCCATAATGATCCCACATAACACCTTCATCACGCATCAGGCCCAGTCAGCCTACCACAGCCAGCCTCAGGCCTCGCACCACTCCGTGCAGCTCCAGCAGCCCCAGCAGTTCTTTCAG ATGACCCAAGGACTTGTACATGGTGGATCTGCTCCAGCTTTTCTACACACCACTAACGTCCCACAGCAAAGCACCATGGGATacattcagcagcagcagcagcagccacaaaCGCAGCAACTGCcacttgcacagcagcagcagcagcagcaaccacagcagcagcaaaggcAGTACCAACATTCCCAAAACCAGCAAGGCAGTGTTTCAGACTTCAGGAACATGCTAACGCGGTAG
- the npas2 gene encoding neuronal PAS domain-containing protein 2 isoform X4 produces the protein MDNLSDFGGPCPSTLREWDTNSCVEDLMDEDEKDRAKRASRNKSEKKRRDQFNVLIKELCTMLQGQGHPRKMDKSTILQRTIDFLQKQKDITAQNEICDVKQDWKPSFLSNEEFTQLMLEALDGFLVALTTDGNIIYVSDSVSSLIGHLPSDMVDQNILNFLPEREHGEVYKLLSSHMLMTDPVAADFLDSETHIEFCCHLARGNMDPKEPPVYEYVKFVGDFKFHNHVPTSSCNGHELTLPRSLQSSLEEQVCLIATVRLVTPQFLKDLCNVDDPCDEFTSRHSLEWKFLFLDHRASPIIGYLPFEVLGTSGYDYYHVDDLELIAQCHKQLMQFGKGKSCYYRFLTKGQQWIWLQTHYYITYHQWNSKPEFIVCTHTVVSYSEVRAERRRAFGLEELSPPEIAPSSVKAQELYLDICSTLDATRDRNSGARSVSSHSSRKSSHTALSDSLSNSYTEACTPSWPSASVGPEKTPARLQPSGSKQQQSQQQQQSSVYQLQQPQLGVMNQLKEQLEERTRILQADIKTQQQELHDIKEKLHLANLQMLLQQPIHNDFNQVQQQQQQQGPGRPAQQNQNQNQSSVIRQLSGQPKPAACGAHSSSPLSLRENTSPSAQVQQRAPRSRQSQSVSLPMQTNTSLTTPFYSNPMMFSQTNTRPQQDTNQRQTDNQFSHDGQLRMLLNQPMQTTVPTSSVTSQPSQCNMGISQTLYSLEQPITSFTMQQVNCNAVLVPSPVFTSPIMIPHNTFITHQAQSAYHSQPQASHHSVQLQQPQQFFQMTQGLVHGGSAPAFLHTTNVPQQSTMGYIQQQQQQPQTQQLPLAQQQQQQQPQQQQRQYQHSQNQQGSVSDFRNMLTR, from the exons ATGGACAACCTTTCAGACTTCGGCGGCCCGTGTCCGTCCACGCTTAGGGAATGGGA TACCAACAGCTGTGTGGAGGACTTAATGGATGAAGATGAGAAGGACAGGGCAAAAAG AGCATCTcgcaacaaatctgaaaagaaaagaagagaccAGTTCAATGTGCTCATCAAGGAGCTGTGCACCATGCTCCAAGGTCAAGGCCATCCGCGCAAGATGGACAAATCCACCATATTGCAGAGGACGATAGACtttttacagaaacagaaag ACATCACTGCGCAGAATGAGATTTGTGACGTGAAGCAGGACTGGAAGCCCTCATTCCTCAGCAATGAAGAGTTCACTCAGCTCATGTTGGAG GCCCTGGATGGCTTCCTTGTTGCATTAACGACAGATGGCAACATCATATACGTGTCTGACAGTGTGTCGTCACTTATTGGCCATTTACCG TCAGATATGGTGGACCAAAATATCTTGAATTTCCTCCCGGAGCGCGAACACGGCGAGGTGTATAAGCTGCTATCATCCCACATGCTGATGACTGACCCCGTTGCTGCTGATTTCCTTGACA GTGAGACACATATTGAATTTTGCTGTCATCTAGCCAGGGGTAACATGGACCccaaggagcctcctgtgtatGAATATGTCAAGTTTGTTGGAGATTTTAAGTTTCATAACCATG TGCCTACATCTTCTTGTAACGGGCATGAACTGACGTTACCGAGGAGTCTGCAGTCGTCACTGGAGGAGCAGGTCTGCCTCATAGCAACTGTACGATTAGTCACTCCACAGTTTCTGAAG GATTTGTGTAACGTGGACGATCCTTGCGATGAATTCACGTCCAGGCACAGCCTTGAATGGAAGTTCCTGTTTTTAGATCACAG AGCATCACCAATCATAGGCTACTTACCATTTGAGGTTCTTGGGACTTCGGGGTATGATTACTACCATGTGGATGACTTGGAGCTCATAGCCCAGTGTCACAAGCAAT TAATGCAGTTTGGAAAGGGTAAATCCTGCTATTATCGCTTCCTGACCAAGGGACAGCAGTGGATTTGGCTGCAGACTCATTACTACATTACTTACCACCAGTGGAACTCCAAACCCGAGTTCATTGTCTGCACTCACACTGTTGTCAG TTACTCGGAAGTGCGAGCTGAACGGAGGAGAGCTTTCGGTCTGGAGGAGCTTTCACCACCTGAGATAGCGCCATCCTCTGTGAAG GCTCAGGAGTTGTACTTGGACATCTGCTCCACCCTGGACGCGACGAGGGACAGAAACAGCGGCGCACGTTCGGTGTCCTCCCACAGCTCTCGGAAATCCTCCCACACCGCCCTGTCGGACTCTTTGT CAAACTCCTACACAGAGGCCTGCACACCATCATGGCCGTCAGCCTCCGTTGGACCAGAGAAGACACCTGCCAGACTCCAGCCCagtgggtcaaag cagcagcaatcgcagcagcagcagcagtcctCTGTTtatcagctgcagcagcctcAGCTCGGCGTAATGAACCAGCTGAAGGAACAACTGGAGGAGAGGACGCGCATTTTGCAGGCCGACATCAAGACgcagcagcaggagctgcaCGACATTAAGGAGAAGCTCCATCTTGCTAATCTACAG aTGTTGTTACAGCAGCCTATCCACAATGACTTCAATCAGgtccaacagcagcagcagcagcagggccCAGGAAGGCCAgcacaacagaaccagaaccagaaccagtccagTGTCATCAGGCAACTCTCCGGTCAACCGAAACCAGCAGCCTGTGGGGCTCACAGTTCATCTCCACTCTCTTTGAGAGAAAACACTTCACCGTCTGCACAG GTTCAGCAGCGGGCTCCTCGGAGCAGACAGAGCCAGTCGGTGAGTTTGCCGATGCAGACAAACACGAGCCTGACGACGCCCTTCTACAGCAACCCCATGATGTTCTCCCAGACCAACACGAGGCCTCAGCAGGACACAAACCAAAGACAGACGGACAACCAGTTCAGCCACGATGGACAATTACG AATGCTTCTCAACCAGCCGATGCAGACCACGGTTCCGACTAGCAGCGTCACTTCCCAGCCCTCTCAGTGCAACATGGGCATCTCCCAAACTCT ATACAGCTTGGAGCAGCCGATCACCTCTTTCACCATGCAACAGGTCAACTGCAACGCCGTGCTCGTGCCCTCCCCCGTTTTCACCTCCCCCATAATGATCCCACATAACACCTTCATCACGCATCAGGCCCAGTCAGCCTACCACAGCCAGCCTCAGGCCTCGCACCACTCCGTGCAGCTCCAGCAGCCCCAGCAGTTCTTTCAG ATGACCCAAGGACTTGTACATGGTGGATCTGCTCCAGCTTTTCTACACACCACTAACGTCCCACAGCAAAGCACCATGGGATacattcagcagcagcagcagcagccacaaaCGCAGCAACTGCcacttgcacagcagcagcagcagcagcaaccacagcagcagcaaaggcAGTACCAACATTCCCAAAACCAGCAAGGCAGTGTTTCAGACTTCAGGAACATGCTAACGCGGTAG
- the npas2 gene encoding neuronal PAS domain-containing protein 2 isoform X1, which produces MDNLSDFGGPCPSTLREWDTNSCVEDLMDEDEKDRAKRASRNKSEKKRRDQFNVLIKELCTMLQGQGHPRKMDKSTILQRTIDFLQKQKDITAQNEICDVKQDWKPSFLSNEEFTQLMLEALDGFLVALTTDGNIIYVSDSVSSLIGHLPSDMVDQNILNFLPEREHGEVYKLLSSHMLMTDPVAADFLDSETHIEFCCHLARGNMDPKEPPVYEYVKFVGDFKFHNHVPTSSCNGHELTLPRSLQSSLEEQVCLIATVRLVTPQFLKDLCNVDDPCDEFTSRHSLEWKFLFLDHRASPIIGYLPFEVLGTSGYDYYHVDDLELIAQCHKQLMQFGKGKSCYYRFLTKGQQWIWLQTHYYITYHQWNSKPEFIVCTHTVVSYSEVRAERRRAFGLEELSPPEIAPSSVKAQELYLDICSTLDATRDRNSGARSVSSHSSRKSSHTALSDSLSANSYTEACTPSWPSASVGPEKTPARLQPSGSKNLAQRQNSFDLVPQMSLSLSPTCSKHSTMQQQSQQQQQSSVYQLQQPQLGVMNQLKEQLEERTRILQADIKTQQQELHDIKEKLHLANLQMLLQQPIHNDFNQVQQQQQQQGPGRPAQQNQNQNQSSVIRQLSGQPKPAACGAHSSSPLSLRENTSPSAQVQQRAPRSRQSQSVSLPMQTNTSLTTPFYSNPMMFSQTNTRPQQDTNQRQTDNQFSHDGQLRMLLNQPMQTTVPTSSVTSQPSQCNMGISQTLYSLEQPITSFTMQQVNCNAVLVPSPVFTSPIMIPHNTFITHQAQSAYHSQPQASHHSVQLQQPQQFFQMTQGLVHGGSAPAFLHTTNVPQQSTMGYIQQQQQQPQTQQLPLAQQQQQQQPQQQQRQYQHSQNQQGSVSDFRNMLTR; this is translated from the exons ATGGACAACCTTTCAGACTTCGGCGGCCCGTGTCCGTCCACGCTTAGGGAATGGGA TACCAACAGCTGTGTGGAGGACTTAATGGATGAAGATGAGAAGGACAGGGCAAAAAG AGCATCTcgcaacaaatctgaaaagaaaagaagagaccAGTTCAATGTGCTCATCAAGGAGCTGTGCACCATGCTCCAAGGTCAAGGCCATCCGCGCAAGATGGACAAATCCACCATATTGCAGAGGACGATAGACtttttacagaaacagaaag ACATCACTGCGCAGAATGAGATTTGTGACGTGAAGCAGGACTGGAAGCCCTCATTCCTCAGCAATGAAGAGTTCACTCAGCTCATGTTGGAG GCCCTGGATGGCTTCCTTGTTGCATTAACGACAGATGGCAACATCATATACGTGTCTGACAGTGTGTCGTCACTTATTGGCCATTTACCG TCAGATATGGTGGACCAAAATATCTTGAATTTCCTCCCGGAGCGCGAACACGGCGAGGTGTATAAGCTGCTATCATCCCACATGCTGATGACTGACCCCGTTGCTGCTGATTTCCTTGACA GTGAGACACATATTGAATTTTGCTGTCATCTAGCCAGGGGTAACATGGACCccaaggagcctcctgtgtatGAATATGTCAAGTTTGTTGGAGATTTTAAGTTTCATAACCATG TGCCTACATCTTCTTGTAACGGGCATGAACTGACGTTACCGAGGAGTCTGCAGTCGTCACTGGAGGAGCAGGTCTGCCTCATAGCAACTGTACGATTAGTCACTCCACAGTTTCTGAAG GATTTGTGTAACGTGGACGATCCTTGCGATGAATTCACGTCCAGGCACAGCCTTGAATGGAAGTTCCTGTTTTTAGATCACAG AGCATCACCAATCATAGGCTACTTACCATTTGAGGTTCTTGGGACTTCGGGGTATGATTACTACCATGTGGATGACTTGGAGCTCATAGCCCAGTGTCACAAGCAAT TAATGCAGTTTGGAAAGGGTAAATCCTGCTATTATCGCTTCCTGACCAAGGGACAGCAGTGGATTTGGCTGCAGACTCATTACTACATTACTTACCACCAGTGGAACTCCAAACCCGAGTTCATTGTCTGCACTCACACTGTTGTCAG TTACTCGGAAGTGCGAGCTGAACGGAGGAGAGCTTTCGGTCTGGAGGAGCTTTCACCACCTGAGATAGCGCCATCCTCTGTGAAG GCTCAGGAGTTGTACTTGGACATCTGCTCCACCCTGGACGCGACGAGGGACAGAAACAGCGGCGCACGTTCGGTGTCCTCCCACAGCTCTCGGAAATCCTCCCACACCGCCCTGTCGGACTCTTTGT CAGCAAACTCCTACACAGAGGCCTGCACACCATCATGGCCGTCAGCCTCCGTTGGACCAGAGAAGACACCTGCCAGACTCCAGCCCagtgggtcaaag AATTTGGCTCAAAGACAAAATTCCTTTGACCTTGTTCCCCAAATGAGCCTCTCCCTTTCTCCAACCTGCAGCAAGCACTCCACCATG cagcagcaatcgcagcagcagcagcagtcctCTGTTtatcagctgcagcagcctcAGCTCGGCGTAATGAACCAGCTGAAGGAACAACTGGAGGAGAGGACGCGCATTTTGCAGGCCGACATCAAGACgcagcagcaggagctgcaCGACATTAAGGAGAAGCTCCATCTTGCTAATCTACAG aTGTTGTTACAGCAGCCTATCCACAATGACTTCAATCAGgtccaacagcagcagcagcagcagggccCAGGAAGGCCAgcacaacagaaccagaaccagaaccagtccagTGTCATCAGGCAACTCTCCGGTCAACCGAAACCAGCAGCCTGTGGGGCTCACAGTTCATCTCCACTCTCTTTGAGAGAAAACACTTCACCGTCTGCACAG GTTCAGCAGCGGGCTCCTCGGAGCAGACAGAGCCAGTCGGTGAGTTTGCCGATGCAGACAAACACGAGCCTGACGACGCCCTTCTACAGCAACCCCATGATGTTCTCCCAGACCAACACGAGGCCTCAGCAGGACACAAACCAAAGACAGACGGACAACCAGTTCAGCCACGATGGACAATTACG AATGCTTCTCAACCAGCCGATGCAGACCACGGTTCCGACTAGCAGCGTCACTTCCCAGCCCTCTCAGTGCAACATGGGCATCTCCCAAACTCT ATACAGCTTGGAGCAGCCGATCACCTCTTTCACCATGCAACAGGTCAACTGCAACGCCGTGCTCGTGCCCTCCCCCGTTTTCACCTCCCCCATAATGATCCCACATAACACCTTCATCACGCATCAGGCCCAGTCAGCCTACCACAGCCAGCCTCAGGCCTCGCACCACTCCGTGCAGCTCCAGCAGCCCCAGCAGTTCTTTCAG ATGACCCAAGGACTTGTACATGGTGGATCTGCTCCAGCTTTTCTACACACCACTAACGTCCCACAGCAAAGCACCATGGGATacattcagcagcagcagcagcagccacaaaCGCAGCAACTGCcacttgcacagcagcagcagcagcagcaaccacagcagcagcaaaggcAGTACCAACATTCCCAAAACCAGCAAGGCAGTGTTTCAGACTTCAGGAACATGCTAACGCGGTAG
- the npas2 gene encoding neuronal PAS domain-containing protein 2 isoform X2 encodes MDNLSDFGGPCPSTLREWDTNSCVEDLMDEDEKDRAKRASRNKSEKKRRDQFNVLIKELCTMLQGQGHPRKMDKSTILQRTIDFLQKQKDITAQNEICDVKQDWKPSFLSNEEFTQLMLEALDGFLVALTTDGNIIYVSDSVSSLIGHLPSDMVDQNILNFLPEREHGEVYKLLSSHMLMTDPVAADFLDSETHIEFCCHLARGNMDPKEPPVYEYVKFVGDFKFHNHVPTSSCNGHELTLPRSLQSSLEEQVCLIATVRLVTPQFLKDLCNVDDPCDEFTSRHSLEWKFLFLDHRASPIIGYLPFEVLGTSGYDYYHVDDLELIAQCHKQLMQFGKGKSCYYRFLTKGQQWIWLQTHYYITYHQWNSKPEFIVCTHTVVSYSEVRAERRRAFGLEELSPPEIAPSSVKAQELYLDICSTLDATRDRNSGARSVSSHSSRKSSHTALSDSLSNSYTEACTPSWPSASVGPEKTPARLQPSGSKNLAQRQNSFDLVPQMSLSLSPTCSKHSTMQQQSQQQQQSSVYQLQQPQLGVMNQLKEQLEERTRILQADIKTQQQELHDIKEKLHLANLQMLLQQPIHNDFNQVQQQQQQQGPGRPAQQNQNQNQSSVIRQLSGQPKPAACGAHSSSPLSLRENTSPSAQVQQRAPRSRQSQSVSLPMQTNTSLTTPFYSNPMMFSQTNTRPQQDTNQRQTDNQFSHDGQLRMLLNQPMQTTVPTSSVTSQPSQCNMGISQTLYSLEQPITSFTMQQVNCNAVLVPSPVFTSPIMIPHNTFITHQAQSAYHSQPQASHHSVQLQQPQQFFQMTQGLVHGGSAPAFLHTTNVPQQSTMGYIQQQQQQPQTQQLPLAQQQQQQQPQQQQRQYQHSQNQQGSVSDFRNMLTR; translated from the exons ATGGACAACCTTTCAGACTTCGGCGGCCCGTGTCCGTCCACGCTTAGGGAATGGGA TACCAACAGCTGTGTGGAGGACTTAATGGATGAAGATGAGAAGGACAGGGCAAAAAG AGCATCTcgcaacaaatctgaaaagaaaagaagagaccAGTTCAATGTGCTCATCAAGGAGCTGTGCACCATGCTCCAAGGTCAAGGCCATCCGCGCAAGATGGACAAATCCACCATATTGCAGAGGACGATAGACtttttacagaaacagaaag ACATCACTGCGCAGAATGAGATTTGTGACGTGAAGCAGGACTGGAAGCCCTCATTCCTCAGCAATGAAGAGTTCACTCAGCTCATGTTGGAG GCCCTGGATGGCTTCCTTGTTGCATTAACGACAGATGGCAACATCATATACGTGTCTGACAGTGTGTCGTCACTTATTGGCCATTTACCG TCAGATATGGTGGACCAAAATATCTTGAATTTCCTCCCGGAGCGCGAACACGGCGAGGTGTATAAGCTGCTATCATCCCACATGCTGATGACTGACCCCGTTGCTGCTGATTTCCTTGACA GTGAGACACATATTGAATTTTGCTGTCATCTAGCCAGGGGTAACATGGACCccaaggagcctcctgtgtatGAATATGTCAAGTTTGTTGGAGATTTTAAGTTTCATAACCATG TGCCTACATCTTCTTGTAACGGGCATGAACTGACGTTACCGAGGAGTCTGCAGTCGTCACTGGAGGAGCAGGTCTGCCTCATAGCAACTGTACGATTAGTCACTCCACAGTTTCTGAAG GATTTGTGTAACGTGGACGATCCTTGCGATGAATTCACGTCCAGGCACAGCCTTGAATGGAAGTTCCTGTTTTTAGATCACAG AGCATCACCAATCATAGGCTACTTACCATTTGAGGTTCTTGGGACTTCGGGGTATGATTACTACCATGTGGATGACTTGGAGCTCATAGCCCAGTGTCACAAGCAAT TAATGCAGTTTGGAAAGGGTAAATCCTGCTATTATCGCTTCCTGACCAAGGGACAGCAGTGGATTTGGCTGCAGACTCATTACTACATTACTTACCACCAGTGGAACTCCAAACCCGAGTTCATTGTCTGCACTCACACTGTTGTCAG TTACTCGGAAGTGCGAGCTGAACGGAGGAGAGCTTTCGGTCTGGAGGAGCTTTCACCACCTGAGATAGCGCCATCCTCTGTGAAG GCTCAGGAGTTGTACTTGGACATCTGCTCCACCCTGGACGCGACGAGGGACAGAAACAGCGGCGCACGTTCGGTGTCCTCCCACAGCTCTCGGAAATCCTCCCACACCGCCCTGTCGGACTCTTTGT CAAACTCCTACACAGAGGCCTGCACACCATCATGGCCGTCAGCCTCCGTTGGACCAGAGAAGACACCTGCCAGACTCCAGCCCagtgggtcaaag AATTTGGCTCAAAGACAAAATTCCTTTGACCTTGTTCCCCAAATGAGCCTCTCCCTTTCTCCAACCTGCAGCAAGCACTCCACCATG cagcagcaatcgcagcagcagcagcagtcctCTGTTtatcagctgcagcagcctcAGCTCGGCGTAATGAACCAGCTGAAGGAACAACTGGAGGAGAGGACGCGCATTTTGCAGGCCGACATCAAGACgcagcagcaggagctgcaCGACATTAAGGAGAAGCTCCATCTTGCTAATCTACAG aTGTTGTTACAGCAGCCTATCCACAATGACTTCAATCAGgtccaacagcagcagcagcagcagggccCAGGAAGGCCAgcacaacagaaccagaaccagaaccagtccagTGTCATCAGGCAACTCTCCGGTCAACCGAAACCAGCAGCCTGTGGGGCTCACAGTTCATCTCCACTCTCTTTGAGAGAAAACACTTCACCGTCTGCACAG GTTCAGCAGCGGGCTCCTCGGAGCAGACAGAGCCAGTCGGTGAGTTTGCCGATGCAGACAAACACGAGCCTGACGACGCCCTTCTACAGCAACCCCATGATGTTCTCCCAGACCAACACGAGGCCTCAGCAGGACACAAACCAAAGACAGACGGACAACCAGTTCAGCCACGATGGACAATTACG AATGCTTCTCAACCAGCCGATGCAGACCACGGTTCCGACTAGCAGCGTCACTTCCCAGCCCTCTCAGTGCAACATGGGCATCTCCCAAACTCT ATACAGCTTGGAGCAGCCGATCACCTCTTTCACCATGCAACAGGTCAACTGCAACGCCGTGCTCGTGCCCTCCCCCGTTTTCACCTCCCCCATAATGATCCCACATAACACCTTCATCACGCATCAGGCCCAGTCAGCCTACCACAGCCAGCCTCAGGCCTCGCACCACTCCGTGCAGCTCCAGCAGCCCCAGCAGTTCTTTCAG ATGACCCAAGGACTTGTACATGGTGGATCTGCTCCAGCTTTTCTACACACCACTAACGTCCCACAGCAAAGCACCATGGGATacattcagcagcagcagcagcagccacaaaCGCAGCAACTGCcacttgcacagcagcagcagcagcagcaaccacagcagcagcaaaggcAGTACCAACATTCCCAAAACCAGCAAGGCAGTGTTTCAGACTTCAGGAACATGCTAACGCGGTAG